The Ipomoea triloba cultivar NCNSP0323 chromosome 13, ASM357664v1 genomic interval GCAAAAAGTTTTTTGGAGGATCGAGTGCAAAGATGTGGTGTCATGGACTGCAATGATTTCAGCTTATCAGAATAATGATTTGCCTGAAAAGGCAGTGGAAACATATAAAACAATGGAGATGGTGGGTGTCAAGCCGGATGAGATAACCATTGCTTCCGTTATATCTGCATGTGCTTCTTTGGGATTTCTAGATATGGGCATTAAGCTTCATGAGCTTGCCAAAAGGATGGGATTTGTAGCATATATAATAGTTGCAAACACACTCATTGATTTATATTCCAAATGTGGTTATATTGATAAGGCTTTGGAAGTCTTTTATGCGATCCCCAGAAAGGATGTGATATCCTGGACATCTATCATACTTGGTCTTCGGATTAACAATCGAAGTTTTGAAGCTTTGAtttttttccggaaaatgacgcTCACTATGGATCCAAATTCAATTACCTTGATCTCTTCTCTTTCTGCGTGTGCTAGGATAGGAGCTTTAATGTGTGGTAAAGAGATACATGCATATGTGCTGAGAAATGGGATGGCTTTTGATGGATTTTTGCCCAATGCTCTTCTTGACTTGTATGTCAGGTGTGGAAAAATGGGCCCTGCATTGAATCTATTTAATATGCAGCAGCAAGACGTGGCAGCTTGGAACATTCTGCTTACAGGCTATGCCCAGCGGGGGCAAGGTGAACTTGCTATAGAGTTATTTGATAGAATGATAAATTCAAACTTGAAGCCCAGTGAGATTACTTTTATATCTCTATTATGTGCCTGTAGCAAGTCCGGGATGGTGAATCAAGGCCTTGAGTATTTTGACATTATGGAATCTAAGTTTTTTATCAAACCAAATCTGAAGCATTATGCTTGTGTGGTTGATCTACTGGGCCGAGCTGGGCAACTGGAAGATGCTTATGACTTTATACAGAAAATGACCATAAAACCTGACATAGCTATTTGGGGAGCCTTGTTGAATTCATGTAGGATCTACAGGCATCTTGAACTCGGGGAACTTGCTGCTAGACATATTCTTGAAATGGATGAAGTAAATCTGGGGTATTATACCCTCGTATGCAACCTGTACTTTGATTGCGGAAAGTGGGATGAAGTTGCTAGACTCAAAAAATTGATGAGAGAAAAGGGGCTGGATATTGATCCCGGGTGCTGCTGGATAGAAGTAAAAGGCAAAGTTCATGCATTCCTTAGTGGCGATGATTTCCACCCTGAAATAAAGCAAATAAATGAAGTTCTAAAAGGATTTTTTGATAAAATGAAAGCAGCTGGTCTTGATGAACCAGAAAGAAGTCTTGTAGATGAAGTCGAAGCTTCAAAAGCTGAGATTTTTTGTGGGCACAGTGAGAGGTTGGCTATTGCATTTGGGCTGCTAAATAGTGTTCCCGGGATGCCTATTTCAGTAACTAAAAATCTTTACATGTGCCAGAGCTGTCATAACCTCGTCAAATTTATATCTATGGCAGTTCGGAGAGAAATCTCTGTCAGAGATTGCGAAGGTTTTCACCATTTCAAGGATGGAAGCTGCTCTTGTGGGGATAATGGGTTTTGGGGGAAATCTTAGATGAATTTCTCTCTACCTCTTCCACCAATTTAATCGCCAATGAATGAGTCACACATCTAGGGAGCATTGTATTGTATTAACTAGAGACTGTATCCATTTAGACATAAATACCTTCCCTGTCACACATGAAAAAGAGCTGGTCAGAACTGTCTACTTCAATTCATCTTCATATAACATTATCATAGCTAAGGATTTAGAAATATAACTCTGCTAAGTAGTTGTAACATAGGTTTAGTTACTTTATTGTGCATTTGTGCTTCTATCTTATCATATATAGCCGTAGTTCTATGTACAAAAGATTGTAGCGTTTTAGAAACACAAATTAATCAAGGAAATGCTCAGTTTCTGAACTTCATTTTCATCTTGTTTGAATGATTTCATTACTTTTTTAATATGCTTGATGGTGCTGTTGTAATGCAAGAAGTATCTAACAACAAGTGGTTATATTGCACATGACTCGCAAAGAATATTACAGAGTACGATAGAAATCAAGGGAAAAGCATCTAAAACACACAAGTATGTAGTTAGTACAAGTATTGACTTTATATCTTTACTGCATTTATGATTGTTGATTGTTTTGATGGatgatttaatattttaatgaagTTACCATGCTGCTTGATCTTCATCAGCATCACTGCCATTGGTTACTGAGGGCTTCTTCCCTCTCTTCTTCATGCCGCTCAAGATCAGAGATGGAGAAGATGGGATGTGCCTAACTGCCCTGCCACTTCCCGGGCTTGTAAGTTTCCTACCCCTCTCGCTCTTTCGTTCATTTTCATCAAGTGTGTCAGTATGTGTATGTTCAACTTCTTTGCTTTCATCTGCATTACTTTTTCTGGGCCAGAATCTGTAGGGAGAATTGAAGCATgcgctccatctcaactaaaagcttaagctgatagttggattgcacatttatgtttatatattatatatatgctcaacagggAGGATTCCCGGAGGGAGTCTTCTGTGACTGCTTTAGCGCTTCCTTTGCAAATATAGACCTAAGTTTGTAGGGAGAGTTTGATGTTTGCTGTAAGGAGGGCTCCTTCGTTTCATCTATGCTGCATTTGTCTTCCACTCCTAATTGTTGATTTGGTTCTTGAACGCTCGAGGATTTGATCTCAATGTGAGGGTATTTGAGATTCAGCTTCTCTATTATTTCATCTGTCCTGCCAGTTTTGAGATTCAGCTTCTCTATTATTTCATCTGTCCTGCCAGTTTTATCTATTTCTGCAGTTTcatgtggtctagtggcacccggtgtatCTATTTCTGCAGTTTcatgtggtctagtggcacccggtgtcccagttCACACCCCaccatggatgatgggagtgggttcgagcctcagtggagattCAGCTTCTCTATTATTTCATCTGTCCTGCCAGTTTTGAGATTCAGCTTCTCTATTATTTCATCTGTCCTGCCAGTTTTATCTATTTCTGCAGTTTcatgtggtctagtggcacccggtgtatCTATTTCTGCAGTTTcatgtggtctagtggcacccggtgtcccagttCACACCCCaccatggatgatgggagtgggttcgagcctcagtggagataactgctgactctttgtgcttcagaaACGGACCATATATATTCAGATTTTCTTGTTCACAATGTCAAAGTAATTTTATTACATCGTATAAGTTGTGAAGTTTTTGGAAAACTTTTCTGGTGGAAGTATCACTAAGACTAGCGCAGGACAAGTGAAAGTGAACAGCAAAGTTCTCTTGTTTTCCGTTTTTTTTGGTTGTATCTTATAATATCCATTGTCGTTTTTGCACCTTCATAACGGTAAGACCAATCTCCCCCTTCAATGAATCAACTTTACACAAATTGCCTAAAAAGAGTAGCTGTGCGAATGGGGCATAAGTTTCGAGTTTAATTCTTATCAACACATTCTCATAGATATGCAACATAAGATATTTCTAGTACATTTTATGTGTGGTTTGCGAGTTATTATACATGAACAAACTTTATATAGTGCATGAATATTGGTTGCCACTTGCGAGTATACCTAATACTAGGGTCCCATCAGAATAGTTATTCCCCTTGCGAAAGGAATAGATAAATTCTGTAAATATTATTCTTTAGAACAAAATGACTTACAAAGCATTATTTTCGAAAATACTATTTCATTCTCAACCTATTCTTTGAACCAAATATGCTATTAATCTTGTATCGTACCTGAATAATTTCCGGCATGTGATACATAGATAACGGCTAATAGTCATCGGTATATGTATCGGAGACGAAAGAAAAATAGTTGGATTGCGACCTTTCAGCCGTATGAGTATATAGCGAAGGAAAGTATTGTGTGTTGCACATGTCTTACGTTGTAGTGTTTGTCAGTTTGTAAACGTCTACCTTAATGATGTACTTGCATTTTGGAGTTATACGCATCCTCTTAATTGCCTAAAATTGAAAACCAACGGCCTCCTTACATTCAATTCCTTTACAACTCCTTAAACTAGATAACAAAAAGACTTATCCCAATTTTCATCTTTTAAATCTCCATTTTTGTGTGTGTAAACTTATGAGCTGATCCGGGTCTTTCTCAGAATCGAACCCGAATTATTTCAGAGTTCTTTCTCACAAAGAAGCTCATTTGTCACTTAAGttatctatttaaatttttttggttaTGTAATTTGAACCCAAAAACAATTATTACATCATTTTTTAAGGAATAATCGCATTTGTGGTCCATCAATTATTGACTATTATGCAATTTAGTCcctcattttaattttagtaaaaaatgtGGTTATCAATTGTTTTGTTGTGATATAAATCTAGTCTCTCAATGTCTAAAATAGTCAATTTAgctattcaattatttatttatatcaactttcaatttcaaaaattgagtgactaaattgattattttataCATCAATTAAACATCACTTGACTGAAATTGAAAATAGGAACCAAAAGTTACCAAACTACATAATAATCACAATTGCCACAATCGAGggatcaaaaatataattattccaCTTTTTTTACATTTCAGAATACGCAATCCCGCATGCACTTATGTCATTTCAAGTATGAATAT includes:
- the LOC116001565 gene encoding pentatricopeptide repeat-containing protein At1g15510, chloroplastic, translated to MFPSSSVSWKMAVAAAKTPTTLIHSDHRHPHFSKLHITKELSFSKIFSKPHKFYQLKTHQNFTLFSTSTPSSADPNSHLTRLCLQSQLDQAVSFLNSRQDLRSDIEEETFVYLIRLCEFKRAYKEGCLICSVVLSLMSQLSLRLGNSLLSMLVKLGNLGDAWYVFGKMAERDVFSWNVLIGGYAKNGYFDEALDLYHRMLWVGYRPDVYTFTCVLRTCGGIPDWRIGREIHVHVIRFGFGCDIDVVNAMITMYVKCGDIVSARKLFDGMPKRDTISWNAMISGYFENGDYLEGLSLFFLMREFGYYPNLMTMTSVISACEVLCDERLGRALHGYVAKMEYGDEVSLGNSLIQLYSAVGNLGEVQKVFWRIECKDVVSWTAMISAYQNNDLPEKAVETYKTMEMVGVKPDEITIASVISACASLGFLDMGIKLHELAKRMGFVAYIIVANTLIDLYSKCGYIDKALEVFYAIPRKDVISWTSIILGLRINNRSFEALIFFRKMTLTMDPNSITLISSLSACARIGALMCGKEIHAYVLRNGMAFDGFLPNALLDLYVRCGKMGPALNLFNMQQQDVAAWNILLTGYAQRGQGELAIELFDRMINSNLKPSEITFISLLCACSKSGMVNQGLEYFDIMESKFFIKPNLKHYACVVDLLGRAGQLEDAYDFIQKMTIKPDIAIWGALLNSCRIYRHLELGELAARHILEMDEVNLGYYTLVCNLYFDCGKWDEVARLKKLMREKGLDIDPGCCWIEVKGKVHAFLSGDDFHPEIKQINEVLKGFFDKMKAAGLDEPERSLVDEVEASKAEIFCGHSERLAIAFGLLNSVPGMPISVTKNLYMCQSCHNLVKFISMAVRREISVRDCEGFHHFKDGSCSCGDNGFWGKS